In Aegilops tauschii subsp. strangulata cultivar AL8/78 chromosome 3, Aet v6.0, whole genome shotgun sequence, one genomic interval encodes:
- the LOC123497771 gene encoding uncharacterized protein isoform X2, producing MEQVICLIFEVGDFFDMVSVLLNVVGASCKRKDQLREHHQEEVRKAIGCGEIATGTGLNQELSLQRPGDTRWNSHYKTLLGLSKMFSSVVKVLEYVEKDGTDTGKRRQARDVESTKRELEKLRTNEGWDSLMRKVYCFCEKHDIPVLDMEDAYVNPKKPRQKTGINNEHYYRVDCFFAVLDLLGEEFNDRFNEAKLLKLAKHYPDDFNHQDMVTLEHELGLYIDNILHDTRFSSLDKIGDLAKLMVDTRKHLSYPLVYRLLKLALTLPVATATVERCFSAMKIVKNALRNKIGDDYLSHSLICFVEKGLLDEITNEVIVDRFHKMKDRRGKNEM from the exons ATGGAGCAAGTAATATGTCTG ATATTCGAGGTCGGAGATTTCTTTGATATGGTTTCAGTTTTGCTGAATGTCGTGGGCGCGTCTTGCAAGAGAAAAGACCAACTTCGTGAGCATCACCAAGAAGAAGTGAGAAAAGCAATAGGATGTGGAGAGATTGCTACGGGGACTGGACTGAATCAAGAATTATCTCTTCAAAGACCAGGTGACACTCGATGGAACTCCCATTATAAAACATTGTTGGGTTTGTCAAAGATGTTCTCGTCGGTGGTTAAAGTTCTAGAATATGTTGAGAAAGATGGCACAGATACTGGAAAGAGGCGTCAAGCTAGAG ATGTGGAATCAACTAAACGGGAGTTAGAAAAGCTCAGAACCAATGAAGGGTGGGATTCTCTTATGAGGAAGGTATACTGTTTCTGTGAGAAACATGACATTCCAGTACTGGACATGGAAGACGCCTATGTTAACCCAAAGAAGCCAAGACAAAAGACCGGTATTAACAATGAACATTATTACCGTGTTGACTGTTTCTTTGCTGTTCTGGATCTGTTAGGAGAAGAGTTTAATGACAGATTTAATGAG GCGAAGTTGCTGAAATTAGCTAAGCATTATCCCGATGACTTTAATCACCAAGATATGGTGACTCTTGAGCATGAACTTGGTCTCTACATAGATAATATACTCCATGATACAAGGTTTTCTAGCTTGGACAAAATAGGTGATCTAGCTAAACTGATGGTGGATACAAGGAAGCACCTCTCCTATCCTTTGGTATATCGGCTTTTGAAGCTAGCTTTGACTCTTCCTGTTGCCACTGCCACTGTTGAGAGATGTTTTTCAGCTATGAAGATTGTGAAGAATGCTTTgcgtaacaaaattggtgatgatTATTTGAGCCATAGCCTAATTTGCTTTGTGGAAAAGGGACTGCTGGACGAAATTACTAATGAAGTGATTGTTGATCGTTTTCATAAGATGAAAGATCGTCGTGGGAAGAACGAAATGTAA
- the LOC109757295 gene encoding uncharacterized protein isoform X2 has product MEKYLIKKSANANTTTQPRGAITSNNSSGSSNASRPAAKHNSVVPELVDLNKLPRDPAKRKRMADYHPNQRDEIRRKYLIWGPNQPRKLEFPYREIGKKKKKRRFNPDWYDDYAYWLEYSEKEHKAYCLCCYLFRDNIKDNHHGHDAFVVEGFNCWNKTERFVTHVGDRNSFHNRALKDCEDLLKQDQSIPAAWNRQSQTEKNEHLMRLNAAIDVCRYLLHQGQPFRGHDESKDSENKGNYLELMDYTIKQNDVVAKAFKNAPNNNQMLSPKIQRDITECFAKEVLGHVMKEIGNGVFSLLVDECRDVSDKEQMAVVLRYLDKCGLVQEKFVGVVHVEEITSSYLKSCIDLLFSQLGLNLEQVRGQGYDGASNMSDIRGRRFL; this is encoded by the exons ATGGAGAAGTATTTGATAAAGAAATCAGCAAATGCCAACACCACCACCCAGCCCCGGGGGGCTATCACCAGCAACAATTCAAGTGGCAGTAGTAATGCATCAAGACCTGCAGCAAAACATAATTCTGTTGTGCCTGAACTAGTTGATTTGAATAAGCTCCCTCGGGATCCAGCTAAAAGGAAGCGAATGGCAGATTACCACCCCAACCAACGTGACGAGATAAGAAGGAAGTATTTGATTTGGGGACCTAATCAGCCCCGCAAATTGGAATTTCCATACAGGGAGATtgggaagaagaaaaagaagaggagattCAATCCGGATTGGTATGATGATTATGCTTATTGGCTAGAGTACAGCGAGAAGGAGCACAAAGCCTATTGCTTATGCTGCTATTTGTTTAGGGACAACATTAAAGACAACCACCATGGGCACGATGCATTTGTAGTAGAAGGTTTCAACTGTTGGAACAAGACAGAGAGATTTGTAACTCACGTCGGTGATCGTAACAGCTTTCACAACAGAGCACTCAAGGATTGCGAGGATCTATTAAAGCAAGATCAATCAATCCCTGCAGCCTGGAATAGACAAAGCCAAACTGAAAAGAATGAGCATCTCATGAGGTTAAATGCCGCAATTGATGTTTGTCGATACTTGTTGCATCAGGGACAACCTTTCCGTGGCCATGATGAATCTAAAGATTCTGAAAATAAAGGAAATTACCTTGAGTTGATGGACTACACTATTAAGCAAAATGATGTTGTTGCTAAGGCATTCAAGAATGCTCCAAATAATAATCAAATGTTGTCTCCCAAAATTCAGAGAGATATTACCGAGTGCTTTGCAAAAGAAGTACTAGGCCATGTGATGAAAGAAATTGGTAATGGTGTGTTCAGCTTATTAGTTGATGAGTGTAGGGATGTTTCCGACAAAGAACAAATGGCGGTTGTTCTCCGATATCTTGATAAGTGTGGACTGGTCCAAGAGAAGTTTGTTGGTGTTGTTCATGTGGAGGAGATAACATCTTCTTATCTCAAGTCTTGCATAGATTTATTATTTTCACAACTTGGGCTGAATCTTGAACAAGTTAGAGGCCAAGGTTACGATGGAGCAAGTAATATGTCTG ATATTCGAGGTCGGAGATTTCTTTGA
- the LOC109757295 gene encoding uncharacterized protein isoform X3, with protein MEQVICLIFEVGDFFDMVSVLLNVVGASCKRKDQLREHHQEEVRKAIGCGEIATGTGLNQELSLQRPDVESTKRELEKLRTNEGWDSLMRKVYCFCEKHDIPVLDMEDAYVNPKKPRQKTGINNEHYYRVDCFFAVLDLLGEEFNDRFNEVNSELLLCMSALSPSDLFSRFDKAKLLKLAKHYPDDFNHQDMVTLEHELGLYIDNILHDTRFSSLDKIGDLAKLMVDTRKHLSYPLVYRLLKLALTLPVATATVERCFSAMKIVKNALRNKIGDDYLSHSLICFVEKGLLDEITNEVIVDRFHKMKDRRGKNEM; from the exons ATGGAGCAAGTAATATGTCTG ATATTCGAGGTCGGAGATTTCTTTGATATGGTTTCAGTTTTGCTGAATGTCGTGGGCGCGTCTTGCAAGAGAAAAGACCAACTTCGTGAGCATCACCAAGAAGAAGTGAGAAAAGCAATAGGATGTGGAGAGATTGCTACGGGGACTGGACTGAATCAAGAATTATCTCTTCAAAGACCAG ATGTGGAATCAACTAAACGGGAGTTAGAAAAGCTCAGAACCAATGAAGGGTGGGATTCTCTTATGAGGAAGGTATACTGTTTCTGTGAGAAACATGACATTCCAGTACTGGACATGGAAGACGCCTATGTTAACCCAAAGAAGCCAAGACAAAAGACCGGTATTAACAATGAACATTATTACCGTGTTGACTGTTTCTTTGCTGTTCTGGATCTGTTAGGAGAAGAGTTTAATGACAGATTTAATGAGGTAAATTCTGAGTTGCTTCTATGCATGTCTGCTTTGAGCCCAAGTGATTTATTTTCTCGTTTTGACAAGGCGAAGTTGCTGAAATTAGCTAAGCATTATCCCGATGACTTTAATCACCAAGATATGGTGACTCTTGAGCATGAACTTGGTCTCTACATAGATAATATACTCCATGATACAAGGTTTTCTAGCTTGGACAAAATAGGTGATCTAGCTAAACTGATGGTGGATACAAGGAAGCACCTCTCCTATCCTTTGGTATATCGGCTTTTGAAGCTAGCTTTGACTCTTCCTGTTGCCACTGCCACTGTTGAGAGATGTTTTTCAGCTATGAAGATTGTGAAGAATGCTTTgcgtaacaaaattggtgatgatTATTTGAGCCATAGCCTAATTTGCTTTGTGGAAAAGGGACTGCTGGACGAAATTACTAATGAAGTGATTGTTGATCGTTTTCATAAGATGAAAGATCGTCGTGGGAAGAACGAAATGTAA
- the LOC109757295 gene encoding uncharacterized protein isoform X1 — protein MEQVICLIFEVGDFFDMVSVLLNVVGASCKRKDQLREHHQEEVRKAIGCGEIATGTGLNQELSLQRPGDTRWNSHYKTLLGLSKMFSSVVKVLEYVEKDGTDTGKRRQARGLLKYFQTFDSAFFLHMMMMILALTNGLSKTLQRKDKDIVNAISDVESTKRELEKLRTNEGWDSLMRKVYCFCEKHDIPVLDMEDAYVNPKKPRQKTGINNEHYYRVDCFFAVLDLLGEEFNDRFNEVNSELLLCMSALSPSDLFSRFDKAKLLKLAKHYPDDFNHQDMVTLEHELGLYIDNILHDTRFSSLDKIGDLAKLMVDTRKHLSYPLVYRLLKLALTLPVATATVERCFSAMKIVKNALRNKIGDDYLSHSLICFVEKGLLDEITNEVIVDRFHKMKDRRGKNEI, from the exons ATGGAGCAAGTAATATGTCTG ATATTCGAGGTCGGAGATTTCTTTGATATGGTTTCAGTTTTGCTGAATGTCGTGGGCGCGTCTTGCAAGAGAAAAGACCAACTTCGTGAGCATCACCAAGAAGAAGTGAGAAAAGCAATAGGATGTGGAGAGATTGCTACGGGGACTGGACTGAATCAAGAATTATCTCTTCAAAGACCAGGTGACACTCGATGGAACTCCCATTATAAAACATTGTTGGGTTTGTCAAAGATGTTCTCGTCGGTGGTTAAAGTTCTAGAATATGTTGAGAAAGATGGCACAGATACTGGAAAGAGGCGTCAAGCTAGAGGTCTTCTCAAATATTTCCAGACTTTTGATTCTGCATTTTTCTTacatatgatgatgatgatattagCTTTAACAAATGGACTATCAAAAACCTTACAGAGAAAGGATAAAGACATTGTAAATGCTATTTCAGATGTGGAATCAACTAAACGGGAGTTAGAAAAGCTCAGAACCAATGAAGGGTGGGATTCTCTTATGAGGAAGGTATACTGTTTCTGTGAGAAACATGACATTCCAGTACTGGACATGGAAGACGCCTATGTTAACCCAAAGAAGCCAAGACAAAAGACCGGTATTAACAATGAACATTATTACCGTGTTGACTGTTTCTTTGCTGTTCTGGATCTGTTAGGAGAAGAGTTTAATGACAGATTTAATGAGGTAAATTCTGAGTTGCTTCTATGCATGTCTGCTTTGAGCCCAAGTGATTTATTTTCTCGTTTTGACAAGGCGAAGTTGCTGAAATTAGCTAAGCATTATCCCGATGACTTTAATCACCAAGATATGGTGACTCTTGAGCATGAACTTGGTCTCTACATAGATAATATACTCCATGATACAAGGTTTTCTAGCTTGGACAAAATAGGTGATCTAGCTAAACTGATGGTGGATACAAGGAAGCACCTCTCCTATCCTTTGGTATATCGGCTTTTGAAGCTAGCTTTGACTCTTCCTGTTGCCACTGCCACTGTTGAGAGATGTTTTTCAGCTATGAAGATTGTGAAGAATGCTTTgcgtaacaaaattggtgatgatTATTTGAGCCATAGCCTAATTTGCTTTGTGGAAAAGGGACTGCTGGACGAAATTACTAATGAAGTGATTGTTGATCGTTTTCATAAGATGAAAGATCGTCGTGGGAAGAACGAAAT ATAA
- the LOC109757298 gene encoding probable nucleolar protein 5-1: MDKGLRGASPMWKMTSDKVMLLLFETPSGFAVFNFFATLIEQPNALEVVWLRQFQTIEDSSSAINQSTGVNGSLTEMIMKYHCPGQRMAVGESGYKKIIEERLKITCVYDPTVMELMWGIQIRMRQLVPREKSYLHESQLLPMSQGLQNVLSRYDFNYFNPDMLNERILIMAYALFECDSFENEKSGDLHHVASVIKDVSGIETDAWDLPKIATAVRRIWCPKEASNSCEFSEHEVKRLVNDADKYEVKLDKDACLKVSRQMITVFHFRNDKKILLKKYIAQALDAYEAE, translated from the exons ATGGACAAGGGGCTGAGAGGAGCAAGTCCAATGTGGAAGATGACAT CTGACAAAgtgatgctgctgctgtttgAGACGCCCTCTGGATTTGCAGTTTTCAATTTTTTTGCGACGCTCATTGAACAACCAAATGCCCTGGAG GTTGTTTGGCTGAGGCAGTTTCAAACTATAGAGGACAGTTCTAGCGCCATTAATCAAAGCACTGGTGTTAATGGAAGTCTTACTGAGATGATCATGAAGTATCACTGCCCTGGGCAGAGAATGGCTGTTGGAGAGTCTGGATATAAAAAAATCATTGAAGAAAGATTG AAAATAACCTGCGTGTATGATCCAACTGTGATGGAGTTAATGTGGGGCATACAGATTCGTATGAGACAATTGGTGCCTAGAGAAAAGTCGTATCTGCATGAATCTCAACTTCTCCCAATGAGTCAAGGACTACAAAATGTCTTGAGTCGTTATGATTTTAATTATTTCAACCCGGACATG CTCAACGAAAGAATTCTTATTATGGCTTATGCCTTGTTTGAGTGTGACTCATTTGAGAACGAGAAGTCTGGAGACTTGCACCATGTAGCTTCTGTCATTAAGGATGTGTCTGGCATCGAAACTGATGCTTGGGACTTACCAAAAATTGCAACAGCCGTGAGGAGGATATGGTGCCCTAAAGAAGCTAGCAATTCTTGTGAG TTTTCAGAACACGAGGTAAAGAGGTTGGTCAATGATGCCGATAAATATGAAGTTAAGCTGGATAAGGATGCTTGCTTGAAAGTCTCCAGACAAATGATAACAGTTTTTCATTTTAGGAATGATAAGAAAATACTATTGAAAAAATATATTGCGCAAGCTCTGGACGCATATGAAGCTGAATAA
- the LOC123497771 gene encoding uncharacterized protein isoform X1, which yields MEQVICLIFEVGDFFDMVSVLLNVVGASCKRKDQLREHHQEEVRKAIGCGEIATGTGLNQELSLQRPGDTRWNSHYKTLLGLSKMFSSVVKVLEYVEKDGTDTGKRRQARGLLKYFQTFDSAFFLHMMMMILALTNGLSKTLQRKDKDIVNAISDVESTKRELEKLRTNEGWDSLMRKVYCFCEKHDIPVLDMEDAYVNPKKPRQKTGINNEHYYRVDCFFAVLDLLGEEFNDRFNEVNSELLLCMSALSPSDLFSRFDKAKLLKLAKHYPDDFNHQDMVTLEHELGLYIDNILHDTRFSSLDKIGDLAKLMVDTRKHLSYPLVYRLLKLALTLPVATATVERCFSAMKIVKNALRNKIGDDYLSHSLICFVEKGLLDEITNEVIVDRFHKMKDRRGKNEM from the exons ATGGAGCAAGTAATATGTCTG ATATTCGAGGTCGGAGATTTCTTTGATATGGTTTCAGTTTTGCTGAATGTCGTGGGCGCGTCTTGCAAGAGAAAAGACCAACTTCGTGAGCATCACCAAGAAGAAGTGAGAAAAGCAATAGGATGTGGAGAGATTGCTACGGGGACTGGACTGAATCAAGAATTATCTCTTCAAAGACCAGGTGACACTCGATGGAACTCCCATTATAAAACATTGTTGGGTTTGTCAAAGATGTTCTCGTCGGTGGTTAAAGTTCTAGAATATGTTGAGAAAGATGGCACAGATACTGGAAAGAGGCGTCAAGCTAGAGGTCTTCTCAAATATTTCCAGACTTTTGATTCTGCATTTTTCTTacatatgatgatgatgatattagCTTTAACAAATGGACTATCAAAAACCTTACAGAGAAAGGATAAAGACATTGTAAATGCTATTTCAGATGTGGAATCAACTAAACGGGAGTTAGAAAAGCTCAGAACCAATGAAGGGTGGGATTCTCTTATGAGGAAGGTATACTGTTTCTGTGAGAAACATGACATTCCAGTACTGGACATGGAAGACGCCTATGTTAACCCAAAGAAGCCAAGACAAAAGACCGGTATTAACAATGAACATTATTACCGTGTTGACTGTTTCTTTGCTGTTCTGGATCTGTTAGGAGAAGAGTTTAATGACAGATTTAATGAGGTAAATTCTGAGTTGCTTCTATGCATGTCTGCTTTGAGCCCAAGTGATTTATTTTCTCGTTTTGACAAGGCGAAGTTGCTGAAATTAGCTAAGCATTATCCCGATGACTTTAATCACCAAGATATGGTGACTCTTGAGCATGAACTTGGTCTCTACATAGATAATATACTCCATGATACAAGGTTTTCTAGCTTGGACAAAATAGGTGATCTAGCTAAACTGATGGTGGATACAAGGAAGCACCTCTCCTATCCTTTGGTATATCGGCTTTTGAAGCTAGCTTTGACTCTTCCTGTTGCCACTGCCACTGTTGAGAGATGTTTTTCAGCTATGAAGATTGTGAAGAATGCTTTgcgtaacaaaattggtgatgatTATTTGAGCCATAGCCTAATTTGCTTTGTGGAAAAGGGACTGCTGGACGAAATTACTAATGAAGTGATTGTTGATCGTTTTCATAAGATGAAAGATCGTCGTGGGAAGAACGAAATGTAA